The Nocardia sp. XZ_19_385 genome window below encodes:
- a CDS encoding AAA family ATPase, whose protein sequence is MWPFVGRQDELDSIIGALRDPENNGFIVAGAAGVGKSRLAREFADRLAGTEFVVRSVSATSVTSDVAFGALAMYLEGRATPAPGQSVLITELARRLAEAPENGRAVVIVDDAHLLDLASVAVLRQLVRAHHAFLFAVTRSGEPGTRDLAPLWTEGLVRRVELPTLCGNEIEELLEQVLDGQVALLTVQRLRELTGGNPLLLRELVTSGLDSAALSPVNGVWTWHGPWLAAPRLTELVQSRIGHLGEEQQWALELVALSEPVSLEVLTRLVTEDMLLSLEGQGLLHVQQDGPRTLVRLAHPLYAEALREACPALRTRHAKRKLSEALAAAGTNGQDDALQIARWRLDAGVPVDTDVLRQAAQRAWSILDLPLAERLAREAVTAALAAGQFDQMHRAGVTLWRVLIAGERHAELLALIDAVASRADEPEQRAGATIARAETLFWGLGDYDGAMKELGSVADSECAGVLIGKEHAGLYPLLHGLAGGLLEAQDAIIEDTQRMADPESAPKLGVAAELTATFGGAWLAGDVAATLDSRGVPEVAELPWITPLVALLRTQRSLLEGRLEVAAEVAGQAHRAALALGWDFAIMLSSVGNAQVARFAGRIDEAGRWLSEARALYSPSSNAGRIFYGLLAGEQAYVAAMAGDHEAGAAALATLPDHEWLPGRVFTLWAELARPWVSVAQGAVQAAQVQALAVAERARWSGAYAVEVLALHDLVRLGGEVPVARLRTLAAAEPDPGHPVHRCLRHAEALVARDPVALEAVAAEFEQSGRLPIAAEVYRQASRGYRDCGKADSARRCRAFAVAVGDRCPGVSQMPGETDEFDLTTREREIAVRALSGRTNREIAADIGVSKRTIDNHLARVYSKLGICTRDELRRLLGRCELPR, encoded by the coding sequence ATGTGGCCGTTTGTCGGTAGGCAAGACGAATTGGACAGCATTATCGGGGCCCTTCGGGACCCGGAAAACAATGGATTCATCGTGGCCGGCGCGGCGGGCGTGGGTAAAAGCCGGTTGGCGCGCGAATTCGCCGACCGGCTGGCCGGCACCGAGTTCGTCGTCCGCAGTGTTTCGGCGACGTCGGTTACCAGCGATGTCGCGTTCGGAGCGTTGGCGATGTATCTGGAGGGCCGGGCGACGCCGGCGCCGGGGCAGAGCGTACTGATCACCGAACTGGCCAGACGGCTGGCCGAGGCCCCCGAGAATGGGCGCGCGGTGGTGATCGTGGACGACGCGCATCTGCTGGATCTCGCGTCGGTGGCCGTATTGCGTCAGTTGGTGCGCGCCCATCACGCATTCCTGTTCGCCGTCACCCGTTCCGGCGAACCGGGCACCCGCGATCTCGCTCCGCTGTGGACCGAAGGTCTGGTACGCCGCGTCGAATTGCCCACCCTGTGCGGCAACGAGATCGAAGAGTTGCTGGAACAGGTGCTGGACGGCCAGGTGGCTCTGCTCACCGTGCAGCGATTGCGTGAACTGACCGGCGGAAATCCGTTGTTGCTGCGTGAGCTGGTCACTTCCGGATTGGACAGCGCTGCGCTCTCGCCGGTCAATGGGGTGTGGACGTGGCACGGGCCATGGTTGGCGGCCCCGCGGCTGACCGAACTGGTCCAATCCCGCATCGGTCATCTGGGTGAGGAACAACAGTGGGCGCTGGAGCTCGTCGCATTGTCCGAACCGGTGAGTCTCGAGGTGCTGACCCGGCTGGTCACCGAGGACATGCTGCTGAGCTTGGAGGGGCAGGGCCTGCTGCATGTGCAGCAGGACGGCCCCCGGACGCTGGTGCGGCTGGCGCATCCCCTCTATGCCGAGGCGCTGCGCGAAGCCTGTCCCGCGCTGCGCACCAGACACGCGAAACGCAAACTGAGCGAGGCCCTCGCCGCCGCCGGAACCAACGGTCAGGACGACGCGCTGCAGATCGCCCGCTGGCGGCTGGACGCGGGTGTCCCGGTGGACACCGACGTCCTGCGCCAGGCCGCCCAGCGGGCGTGGTCGATACTCGACCTGCCGCTGGCCGAACGGCTTGCCCGGGAAGCGGTGACCGCCGCATTGGCGGCCGGGCAATTCGACCAGATGCATCGCGCCGGAGTCACATTGTGGCGGGTGCTGATCGCCGGCGAGCGGCATGCCGAACTACTGGCCCTGATCGATGCCGTCGCGTCCCGCGCCGACGAGCCCGAACAACGCGCCGGTGCGACGATCGCCCGTGCCGAAACGCTGTTCTGGGGTTTAGGCGACTACGACGGCGCGATGAAGGAGCTCGGGAGCGTCGCGGACTCGGAGTGCGCCGGAGTGCTCATCGGCAAGGAGCATGCCGGGCTGTACCCGTTGCTGCACGGTTTGGCCGGGGGCCTGCTGGAGGCGCAGGACGCGATCATCGAGGACACGCAGCGCATGGCGGACCCGGAGTCCGCACCGAAACTCGGGGTGGCCGCCGAGCTGACGGCCACCTTCGGTGGCGCATGGCTCGCGGGGGATGTGGCCGCGACACTGGATTCGCGGGGGGTTCCGGAGGTAGCGGAGTTGCCGTGGATAACTCCGCTGGTCGCGCTGCTGCGCACCCAGCGCAGCCTGCTCGAGGGCCGGCTCGAGGTTGCGGCCGAGGTTGCCGGACAAGCTCACCGGGCCGCCCTGGCGCTCGGCTGGGATTTCGCGATCATGCTGTCCTCGGTGGGCAATGCGCAGGTGGCGCGGTTCGCGGGCCGGATCGATGAGGCCGGGCGGTGGCTGAGTGAAGCCCGGGCGCTCTACAGCCCCAGCTCCAACGCCGGGCGGATCTTCTACGGTCTGCTGGCCGGGGAACAGGCATACGTCGCGGCCATGGCGGGCGACCACGAGGCGGGGGCCGCCGCACTGGCCACGCTCCCGGACCACGAGTGGCTTCCGGGCCGGGTCTTCACCTTGTGGGCCGAACTCGCGCGGCCGTGGGTATCGGTCGCCCAGGGTGCGGTGCAGGCGGCGCAGGTTCAGGCACTGGCCGTGGCCGAGCGCGCCCGGTGGTCGGGGGCATACGCGGTGGAAGTCCTCGCACTGCATGATCTGGTCCGGCTCGGCGGCGAAGTGCCGGTGGCCCGGTTGCGCACCCTCGCGGCGGCGGAACCCGATCCCGGGCATCCGGTGCACCGCTGTCTGCGGCACGCCGAAGCACTGGTCGCGCGGGACCCCGTGGCGCTGGAAGCTGTTGCGGCCGAGTTCGAACAGTCCGGCCGATTGCCGATAGCCGCCGAGGTGTACCGGCAGGCTTCCCGCGGCTACCGCGACTGCGGCAAGGCGGATTCGGCTCGGCGCTGCCGGGCCTTCGCCGTGGCCGTCGGGGACCGCTGCCCGGGAGTGTCCCAAATGCCCGGAGAGACCGACGAATTCGACCTCACCACCCGGGAACGCGAGATCGCCGTGCGGGCATTGTCCGGCCGGACCAACCGGGAGATCGCCGCGGACATCGGGGTCTCCAAACGCACGATCGACAACCATCTGGCGCGGGTGTACAGCAAGCTCGGCATCTGCACGCGCGACGAGCTCCGCCGTCTCCTCGGCCGGTGTGAGCTGCCCCGATAG
- a CDS encoding APC family permease, which translates to MTDLLSSAKTEPSKRGLTVPTGLAGLSLDAMASVSYGPEAIVLVLAVAGGAGLGLTVPVTLAIAALLAVLVASYRQVIAAFPDGGGAYAVAKAYLGRRTSLTAAASLIVDYVLNVAVSIAAGIAALTSAFPALHGYTVEICLAVLVGITALNLLGINESARAFMAPTAVFVAGIMLVIVAGLVRGTPAVTVAGAAAVPSDLQTVGVLLVLKAFSSGCAALTGVEAIANAVPSFRPPRVRRAQGAEVALGALLGVMLVGLAVLIEKFQVHPIEGTTVLSQLTSAALGDGIGYYIVQFATVVLLALAANTSYGGLPTLTRILADDNCLPHRFAVSSPRQVYRYGVVALGVSAGVLLIGANGEMNALVPLFAIGVFVGFTIAQAGMVRHWLRTRGPGWQWRLALNGFGAVLTFAAAIITAGMKFTEGAWLVVVVLPILVLAMERVRRAYHRIGESRRAVDDSRPGMPARPQPGAAALVVVPVSEVSELSCQALSAAMSIGRDVVAVHVCLDGGPAKAFTKAWEAWHPDVRLVLLEDSDATVGGPVARYVRETFPGRRKVVVIAELDPPGGWQRVLPSHRSQELEKQLRRQPGTVVCHLRVPVE; encoded by the coding sequence ATGACCGATTTGTTGTCGTCCGCGAAGACCGAACCAAGTAAGCGCGGCTTGACCGTGCCGACCGGTCTGGCCGGACTCTCTCTCGATGCGATGGCCTCGGTGTCCTATGGACCCGAGGCGATCGTGCTGGTGCTGGCCGTCGCGGGCGGTGCGGGGCTGGGGCTTACGGTGCCGGTGACGCTCGCGATCGCGGCGTTGCTCGCGGTGCTGGTGGCCTCCTATCGGCAGGTGATCGCGGCGTTCCCCGACGGCGGTGGTGCCTACGCGGTGGCCAAGGCCTATCTGGGCCGGCGTACCAGCCTCACCGCCGCGGCTTCCTTGATCGTCGACTACGTCCTGAATGTGGCGGTGTCGATCGCGGCCGGTATCGCGGCGCTCACTTCGGCGTTTCCCGCGTTGCACGGGTACACGGTGGAGATCTGCCTGGCGGTGCTGGTGGGCATCACCGCACTGAACCTGTTGGGTATCAACGAAAGTGCGCGAGCGTTCATGGCGCCGACCGCTGTGTTCGTCGCCGGGATCATGCTGGTGATCGTGGCGGGGCTGGTGCGCGGCACGCCTGCGGTCACTGTCGCCGGCGCCGCCGCGGTGCCGTCGGATCTGCAGACTGTCGGTGTCCTGCTGGTGTTGAAAGCGTTCTCCAGTGGATGTGCCGCGCTGACCGGTGTCGAAGCGATTGCCAACGCGGTACCCAGTTTCCGACCGCCGCGGGTGCGCCGGGCCCAGGGTGCGGAGGTGGCGCTGGGTGCGCTGCTGGGCGTCATGCTGGTCGGGCTGGCGGTGTTGATCGAGAAGTTCCAGGTCCATCCGATCGAGGGAACGACCGTCCTGTCTCAGCTCACCTCGGCCGCGCTCGGCGACGGAATCGGTTACTACATAGTGCAATTCGCCACCGTGGTGTTGCTGGCGCTGGCCGCCAACACCTCCTACGGCGGATTGCCCACGCTGACAAGGATTCTGGCCGACGACAACTGCCTGCCGCACCGGTTCGCCGTGAGCTCGCCGCGCCAGGTGTACCGGTACGGCGTGGTGGCGCTGGGCGTCAGTGCGGGTGTGTTGCTGATCGGGGCGAACGGCGAGATGAATGCGCTGGTGCCGTTGTTCGCGATCGGCGTGTTCGTCGGTTTCACCATCGCGCAGGCGGGCATGGTCCGGCACTGGCTGCGTACTCGCGGCCCGGGCTGGCAATGGCGGCTCGCGCTCAACGGTTTCGGTGCGGTACTGACGTTCGCTGCCGCGATCATCACCGCGGGGATGAAGTTCACCGAGGGTGCCTGGCTGGTCGTGGTTGTCCTGCCGATCCTGGTGCTGGCCATGGAACGGGTGCGGCGCGCCTATCATCGGATCGGGGAATCCCGGCGTGCAGTGGATGATTCGCGTCCCGGCATGCCTGCCCGCCCGCAGCCGGGTGCGGCGGCGCTGGTGGTGGTGCCGGTCTCGGAGGTCTCGGAGCTGAGCTGCCAGGCGCTGTCGGCGGCGATGTCGATCGGACGCGACGTCGTCGCGGTGCACGTCTGTCTCGACGGCGGGCCGGCGAAGGCATTCACGAAAGCATGGGAGGCTTGGCATCCTGATGTCCGGCTGGTGTTGCTGGAAGACAGTGACGCCACCGTCGGCGGACCAGTCGCACGCTATGTCCGCGAGACTTTTCCAGGCCGGCGCAAAGTCGTGGTGATCGCCGAGCTCGACCCGCCCGGTGGCTGGCAACGGGTGCTGCCCAGCCACCGCAGCCAGGAACTCGAGAAGCAGCTGCGGCGACAGCCCGGCACTGTGGTGTGTCATCTGCGCGTGCCCGTGGAATGA
- a CDS encoding DUF305 domain-containing protein: MDRNIPGWIRIAALAAAGFTLLVLGAALRPLMFAENHTAAPILDTVEVGFAQDMTAHHQQALQMVQRLDPAAGAPVRRLAQQLADTQRMEIGTMLGWLRLANAAPMSSRPMAWMHTEPAASHHHSPEPTSTTTPAATTMPGMATMAELDALATAKGRAAEILFLQLMIRHHEGGTAMTKAADELLQSGPVKEAARSMFQAQSQEIGVMSVILTQLKP, translated from the coding sequence GTGGATCGAAACATCCCGGGCTGGATCCGGATCGCCGCCTTGGCGGCGGCCGGATTCACCCTGCTGGTCCTCGGAGCCGCGCTTCGCCCCCTCATGTTCGCCGAGAATCACACGGCGGCACCGATTCTCGACACCGTCGAGGTCGGCTTCGCCCAGGACATGACCGCCCACCACCAGCAGGCCCTGCAGATGGTGCAACGCCTGGACCCGGCCGCGGGCGCCCCCGTACGTCGCCTGGCCCAGCAGCTCGCCGACACCCAGCGCATGGAAATCGGCACCATGCTCGGATGGTTGCGCCTGGCCAACGCCGCACCGATGTCCTCGCGCCCGATGGCCTGGATGCACACCGAACCGGCTGCGTCACACCACCATTCGCCTGAACCCACGTCCACCACCACACCCGCGGCAACCACCATGCCGGGCATGGCGACCATGGCCGAACTCGACGCCCTCGCCACCGCCAAGGGTCGCGCAGCGGAAATTCTGTTCTTGCAGTTGATGATTCGCCACCACGAGGGCGGAACGGCTATGACCAAAGCCGCCGACGAACTCCTCCAAAGCGGCCCGGTCAAAGAAGCGGCACGCTCGATGTTCCAGGCCCAGAGCCAGGAAATCGGCGTCATGAGCGTCATCCTGACCCAACTGAAGCCGTAG